Genomic window (Deinococcus aquiradiocola):
TTCTCCTTGAGGGTCACGGTGAGCTGTGACACGGCGTCCGCCACGATGGTGTTCAGCACCGTGATGGGGAAGGAGATGCTCTGGCTGCTGCCCGCCGCGCGGAATTCGAACTTGTTCCCCGTGAACGCGAAGGGGCTGGTGCGGTTGCGGTCCCCGGCGTGACGCGGGAGTTTCGGCAGCACCGGCGCGCCCAGGCCCAGCACGCCCGCCGCCGTGCCGCGCCCACCCTGGCCGCTCGTGAGACGGTCGAGGATGTCGGTCAGCTCGTCACCCAGGAAGATGCTGATGATGGCGGGCGGCGCCTCGTTCGCACCGAGACGGTGATCGTTCTGCGCGGACGCCACCGACACGCGCAGCAGGTCCTGGTGATCGTCCACCGCCTTGATGACGGCCGCGCAGAAGAACAGGAACTGCATGTTCTCGTGCGGGGTGTCGCCCGGCTCCAGCAGGTTCTCGCCGGTGTCGGTGCCCATGCTCCAGTTGCAGTGCTTGCCGGAACCGTTCACGCCCGCGAAGGGCTTCTCGTGCAGCAGCGCCACCAGGCCGTACTTGCGGGCCGTGTTGCGCAGGATCTGCATGATGAGCTGCTGGTGGTCCGCCGCGACGTTGCTCTGCTCGTAGATGGGCGCGATCTCGAACTGGCCGGGCGCGACCTCGTTGTGACGCGTCTTGACGGGAATGCCGAGCGCGTACATCTGCTTCTCGGCGTCCGCCATGAAGCTCAGCACCCGGTCGGGAATCGCACCGAAGTAATGGTCCTCCAGCTCCTGGCCGCGCGGGGGCTTCGCGCCGAACAGCGTGCGGCCCGTCATGACGAGGTCCGGACGGCCGTAGTAGTACTCCTCGGCGATCAGGAAGTACTCCTGCTCCGCGCCGAGCGAACTGCCGACCTTGTTCGCGTCGCTGCCCATCAGCTTCAGGGCGGGCATCACGGCCTGGTTGAGCGCCTCGATGCTGCGCAGCAGCGGGGTCTTCAGGTCGAGCGCCTCACCGGTCCACGACGCGAACGCCGTCGGGATGCACAGGGTCGCGCCGTTGCTGTGACGCATGATGAACGCCGGGCTGGACGGGTCCCACGCCGTGTACCCGCGCGCCTCGAAGGTCGCGCGCAGGCCGCCCGACGGGAAGCTGCTCGCGTCCGGCTCCGCCTGAATGAGTTCCTTGCCGGAGAACGTCGCGATGGCGAGGCCGTCCGTGGTGGGCGTCAGGAAGCTGTCGTGCTTCTCGGCGGTGCTGCCGGTGAGCGGCTGGAACCAGTGCGTGTAGTGCGTGGCGCCCTTCTCCATCGCCCAGGTCTTCATGGCGAGCGCCACGGTGTCCGCGATGCTGGGGTCCAGGGTGCTGCTCTTCTCGAGCGTCGCCTGCAGGCTCTTGAAGACCGGGCGGCTCAGCCGCTGACGCAGTTCCTCCAGGGTCAGCACGTCGCTGGCGTAGACATCGTTGATGACCGCGCTGGGCGAGTGATCGGCGAAATCTTCCAGACGCCAGCTCTTGGCCGCGCTCAGTACGTCGAATTCCTGGTTCATGTGGACTCCTTTTGAAACTGCGGAGGGCGATGCCGCCCGCCACGCCCGGATGCCGGACCGGCTGGACGCGCCCACCTCGCTGAACAGCAGTATAGGAGCGCCGAACACCACACGTCAACGCAAAACGCTGCCAAAAACCAGAAATCAGGCTCGCAACCCCCCGAAGTTCCCAAAAAACCTGCCGGATGTTCAGGAATTTCTAGACAAATGACCCTAAAATACCGAACGCCGCGCGCCGACCCGCACGCGCCCCCACCCGGGCTCTCCCCGCCCCGCCAGACCCCACCCGCACCGGACGACGTATCATCTGGAGCAGTCACGACCACCCACGGACACCGCCGGAGCCTCACCCAGCGCACCGGCCGCACCCATCCCCACCCCCGAACACCCACCCCCGGCACGCCCCACGGAGCCCGCCATGACCAGAAAATCCCCCAGAAGTACCCCCGACACCCCCACCGCCCCCGCCCCGCACCCCGACCACACGCCCGAACGCATCCTCGAACGCCTCACGCAGGAAGGCGTGAAATTCCTGCGCCTGCAGTTCACCGACATCCTCGGCACCGTCAAGAACATCGAGGTCGCGCAGAGCCAGTTCCCCAAAGCCCTGCGCGGCGACGTGATGTTCGACGGCAGCGCCATCGAAGGCTTCACCCGCATCGAGGAATCCGACATGCTGCTGCGCCCCGACCTCAGCACCTTCCTCGTGTACCCGCAGTTCTCCCGCGAGGAAGGCGAACGCGGCAAGGTCGCCCGCCTCATCTGCGACGTGTACCTGCCCGACGGCACCCCCTTCGAAGGCGACCCGCGCCGCGTCCTCCGCCGCCAGATCGACCGCGCCGCCGCCCTCGGCCTCAGCCTGCACTGCGGCCCCGAACCGGAATTCTTCCTGTTCGAACGCGCCGCCAGCGGCCACGGCACCACCACCACCAACGACCACGCCGGATACTTCGACCTCGCCCCCATCGACAGAGGCGAACGCATCCGCCGCGAAATCACCAACAAACTCGTCGAGATGGGCTTCGAGATCGAAGGTGCGCACCACGAGGTCGCGCCCGGCCAGCACGAGATCGACTTCGGGTACGCGCCCGCCCTGCAGACCGCCGACGCCATCAGCACCTTCAAGTTCGTGGTGAAACGCGTCGCGCTGGAGTACGGCCTCCTCGCCAGCTTCCTCCCCAAACCCGCCTCCGGCGTCAGCGGCAGCGGCATGCACTGCCACCTGTCCCTCTTCAGGGACGGCCACAACGCCTTCGCCGACCCCGAAGGCGAGTACGGCCTGAGCCGCCTCGCCCTGAACTTCATCGCGGGCCTCCTCGAACACGCGCCCGGCATGGTCGCCGTCACCAACCCCCTCGTCAACAGCTACAAACGCCTCGTGCCCGGCTACGAAGCGCCCGTCAACGTCGCCTGGAGCACCAGCAACCGCAGCGCCCTCATCCGCATCCCCGCCAAACGCGGCAACAGCACCCGCGCCGAATTCCGCATGCCGGACCCCAGCTGCAACCCCTACCTCGCGCTCGCCCTGATGCTCGCCGCCGGACTCGACGGCATCGAACAGGGCCTCGAACCGCCCCCCGCCATCCAGCGCAACATCTTCAAGATGACCGTCCGCGAGAAACGCCACCACAAGATCCGCGAACTGCCCGGCAACCTCTCCGAAGCCGTCGATGCCCTCGAACGCGACGAAACCCTCGTCGCCGCGCTCGGAGAGCACCTCCACGACCGCTACAGCGAAGCCAAACGCCAGGAATGGGCCGAATACAGCGCCACCGTCCACCCCTGGGAACTCCACCGCTACCTCGACCTCATCTGAACCCGAGTCCGGCCCGCCCGTGCCGAACGGGCTGTCGCGCCTGTCGGAGAGAAGGTCCGCCGGGACAATACTGAACGCGGATACAGTCGTGCAGCTTCCACCGAGCGCATCAAGGAAGCAGAAAGCGCCTGGCGGGGGCTGCTGCTTTACCCTGTACCTATGACTTCGCCCGCCGACGTTCCGTCCGTCCCGTCCACGTCCCTGTCCGGCCTGTACGACTCGCACATGCACACGCCGCTCTGCGGGCACGCGGAGGGTCATCCGCGCGAGTACGCGCAGGCGGCGCTCGACGCGGGCCTGAGCGGGATCACGTTCACGGATCACATTCCGATGCCCGCGTGGTACGACGCGCCGTGGCGGATGCGGCTGGATCAGCTGGACGAGTACGTGGGCATGGTGCGTGAGGCGCAGGCGGAGTTCGCGGGGCGGCTGGAGGTGGGTCTGGGGCTGGAGGCGGACTTCCATCCGGGCACGGAGCGGTTCGTGGAGGAGGTGCTGGCCCTGCACGACTGGGATTACGTGATCGGGTCGGTGCATTACCTGGGCGCGTGGGGGTTCGACAATCCGGAGTTCGTGGACGAGTACGACCGGCGTGACCTGGGGCAGCTGTACCGGCATTACTACGCGCTGGTCGAGGGCGCGGCCCGCTGCGGGCTGTTCGACGCGCTCGGGCACCTGGACCTCCCGAAGAAGTTCGGGCACCGCGATCCGGATTCTGCGGCGGCGCTGCGGGTGCTGGATACGGTGGCGGCGCTGGGCCTGAGCCTGGATTACAACACGGCGGGGGAGCGCAAGCCGGTGGGAGAGGCGTACCCGGCGCCGGACCTGCTGGCGGCGGCAGCGGCCCGCGGGATCGGATTCGTGCTGGGGTCGGACGCGCACCGGCCTTCGGAGGTGGGCGCGTCGTTCGGCGCGGCGGCCGAGCGGGTGCGCGCGGCGGGCGGGCGGATCGTGCGGTACTCGGGGAGGGTGCGTCATGGCTGAACTGAAGGGGGAGGGGCGGGCGGCGGAGCTGGACCCGGACACCGGGGAGCTGATGGGGGGCCGCAAGGCGCTCGTGTCGGCCCTGAAGCGCACGGCGGACCTGCTGGACGTGCTGGGCGAGGACGGGTTCCGCGCGAACGCGTACCGTGGGGCGGCGCGGAGTCTGGAGGGCGTGACGGCAGAGCTGGGCGAGCTGGCGGGCCGGGCGTTCAAGGGCGTGCCGAAGGTCGGGCCGGGCATCGCGGCGGAACTGACGGCGTACGTGCAGAGCGGCGTGTTCGGGCCGCTGGCGGAGATCGAGGCGCAGATCCCGCCGGGCGTGCTGACGCTGTTCCGCGTGCGTGGCCTGGGTCCGAAGAAGATCCGGGCGCTGTGGGACGCGGGCATCGTGTCGCTGCAGACGCTGTGGGAGGCGGCGCAGGACGGTCGGCTCGCGGCGTTGAAGGGCTTCGGGGCGCGGAGTGCGGCGACGCTGTCGGACGCGGCGGAGTTCGCGCTGGCGTCGCAGTCGCGGCAGTTCATGAGCATCGGGCTGGGGCTTGGCATGCAGCTGGCCCGCTGGCTGGACGCGCTGGAGCCGCGCGTGGCGGGCGAGTTGCGGCGCGGCCTGGACACGGTCGGCACGCTTCGCCTGACGGTGACGGGCACGGCCGGGCAGGTGCTGGCGGCCCTGGCGGGACACGTGGACGACCTGCGGGCCGAGGCGGGCAAGCCGCTCGTGACGGGCTGCCTGGAGGGTCTGCCGGTCGAGGTGGGGTTCGCGCCGGCCGGGGCGCGCGGCGCTCTGGACCTGACGTTCGGGGGCGGGCCGGAGTACCGGCTGCGCGTGCGTGCGCGCGCCACGGAGCTCGGCCTGCACCTGAGCGGGCGCGGCCTGCGGCGCGGTGAGGACGTGCTGGACACGCCGTCCGAGCGGGACGTGCTGCGCGAACTGCAGCTGCCGTACCTGCCGCCCGAACACCGGGAGAACGAGCACCTGGCCCTGCGGGACCTGCCGCCGGAAGCGGACCTGATCGCGGTGCGGGACGTGCGGGCGCTGCTGCACACGCACAGCACGTGGTCGGACGGCGCGGCCAGCATCGCCGACATGGCGCGCGAGGCGGCCCGGCTGGACTTCGCGGGGGACGGTGCGTCGTACCTGGGGACGGGCGACCACTCCGGCGCGGCGCACTACGCGAACGGTCTGGACGCGGGCCGTCTCGCGCAGCAGCTGCGTGAGGTACGCGAGCTGCAGGCGGCGGGCGTGCCGCTCGTGGCAGGCGCCGAGGTGGACATCCTGGAGGACGGGTCGCTGGACTACCCGGACGACCTGCTCGCGCAGCTGGATTACGTGGTGGCGAGCGTCCACAGCGGTTTCACGCTCGACAGCGCCCGGCAGACGGAGCGCCTGATCCGCGCGGCCAGTCACCCGCTCGTCACGGTGCTCGGGCACCCGACGGGGCGGCTGCTGCTGCGCCGCCCCGGCTACCCGCTCGACCTGGACGCCGTGCTGACCGCGTGCGCGGAGCGCGGCACGGTGGTGGAGATCAACGCCTCGCCGTACCGGCTGGACCTCGACTGGCGCGTCGCGCTGCGCTGGCGGGACCGCCTGCGGTTCGCCATCAACACGGACGCGCACAGCCTGGCGGGCCTGCAGGACGTGCGGTACGGGGTGCTGGCGGCCCGCAAGGCGGCCCTGACGCCCGCGCACGTCATCAACACGCTGACGCGCCCGGAACTGCTGGCGTTCGTGCAGGCGCAGCGCGCGGCACGCGGCGCGTAGTTCGCCCGCCCGGAACGCAAGTTGCCGTCCGGACGCCAGCATCAAACCGTGTCAGCGGTCGCTGCGGCCGTAGCGGGCGAGGATCAGGTCGCTGAGCGCCTGCCATTCGCCCTGCTTGCCGCTCGGGAGCTGCTGTCCGACAGTCTGCAGGTACGCGGTCAGGTCGCGCGGGGTGAGGGTGGCGGGCGTGTGTCCCAGGGCGCTGGCCGCCTCGGGGATGAGCACTTCGGCCATCGGGCCGATCAGTCGCGTGAGGTTCCAGTGGAGGTCCTCGGTGAAGGCGTCGCCGAGCGGCGCGTCCTGCGGCGCGGCCCGCCCGAGCGCGAGGCCGAGCGTGTCGCCGTCCTCACCGCCGAGCACGGCGCCCATCATGGTGTCGAAGGCGGCGAGGGCGGCGTCCGGGTCGCGCCGCAGGATGGCGTCCACCAGGGTCTCGTGGACGGCGTACAGTTCGTGGAAGCGGCCTTCCGCGATCAGCTGGTGACTGATGACGCGCAGCACGTGACTGATGGGCGTGTGGATGGCGTGCAGGAGGCGCACCATGACGGGGTTCCCGGCGGCGCGCGCGATGGCGAAGTGCAGGGCGAGGTCGGCCTGCACGAACAGTTCCGGGTCGCCGCGCGCGGCCTGCATGCGCGCGAGGACGCGGCGCAGTTCGTCCTGCTGTTCGGGCGTGGCGTGCCGGGCGGCGCGGGCGATGGTGTAGTGTTCGAGTGCCTGGCGCGTGTCGAGGAAGTCCAGGGCTTCCTGTTCGCTGGTGACGGCGCCCAGCCAGAGGTTGACGCTGGGCGGCTGTTCGGCCGCTTCGAGGATCAGGGTGCCGCGTCCGGGGCGGGCGTCCACCACGCCCGCGGCGGACAGGATGCTGATGGCTTCGCGGACGGCGGCGACGCCGGTCCCGTACTGCTGCGCGAGTTCGCGCTGGCTGGGGAGGGTGTCGCCGGGGCGCAGTTTGCCCTGGTGCAGCAGGCTCTGGATGTGCTGGGCGATGTTCTCGCCGAGCGAGAGTTTGTCCTGCGGGTCGAGGTTGAAGGGCGTCACGGTTCGCGGCTCCGGGTGCTGCTGGGGGGCGGGGCGGGGCGCAGGCGCGTCATGGCGAGGGCGAGGCTGGTGCGGAGGCGTTCGATGGCGAGCGCGAGGTCGTGCAGTTCGGTGATGGTGCGGGTGGGCGCGTCGAGCGTCACGGGGTCCTGCAGGTCGCCGAGGCTGAGGCGGTCGGCGGTGCGCGTGAGGTGCACGATGGGCGTCACGACGCGGCGCGTGGCGCGCCACGCGAGGGCCGCCGCGAGCAGGGCGGCGAGCGTGCAGGCGATCACGACGAGCCACTGCTGGCGCAGCAGCAGCGTCTCGATGCCGGTGTTGCTGACGCCGACGCCCAGCTCGAAGAGGGGGGTGCCGCCGGGGGCGGGGTCGCCGGGGAGCTGCAGGGCGCGCTGGCCGCTGCGGTCCTCGTACACGCGGGCGCGCACGACCTGGTAGGCGCGGTCGCCGCCGGAGAGGGTGTCGGCGACGCGGTTGAGGCGGTCGCGCACGGCGGGGTCGGTGACGCGGGCGGCGGCGTCCCGGTACAGGGCGAGGCGCGTGTCGTGGAACACGAAGCGGTGCGAGGCGGGGTCGGTGGTCTGGGCGGCGTCGTAGGCGCGGCGCAGGGCCCAGTCGGTGTCGGGCGTCTTGGAGCGGAAGAAGCGCAGGGTGTCGCCGGTGGGGCGCACGTCCACGAATTCGACGTTGTCGGCCGTCACGGCCGCCTGGAGCTGCGCGGCGACCTGCGTGAGGTCGCTCACGTCGAGGGTGGTGCCGAGGATGCGGGCGACGGTCGCGGCGAGGCTGTCGTCGACGGCGCGCAGGGCACTCATGCGTTCCGCGCCGAGTACGGCGGCGACGAACAGCCCGAGCAGCAGGACGGGCAGCACGGTGACGGTCAGCAGTCGGGCGAGCAGGCTGCGGCTCCCGCCCTGCGGTGCGGGCCGGGCGGGGGAGAGGGCGCTGGCGGGGGTGGGCACGTCCTCATGGTACGGCAAGGCCGCCCACCAGAATTGATGTACCGGGTTCAATGATCGGATCAATGATTCGATTGACTTAACCGGCCTGCCCGCATACACTCACGAAGACTCCCGTCATCCAACCCCAGCCAGCGCCCCACCCGGCCACCCCCAGTCCCGCCCACCCCCGGCAGGCGACCTGGGTCACACCCCTGCCGCGCCCCACAGGAGCCCGCCATGCGTCAAGCCCGTCCCCTGCTCGCCCTGACCGCACTCGCCCTGACCGCCGCCGCCACCGCCGACAAGGTCGGCACGCCCGTCCCCATCGGCATCGCGGTCGCGCAGACCAGCAACACCGCCCTGCTCGGACAGGAACAGGTGATCGGCGCACGCTTCGCCGAGAAGTACATCAACGCGCGCGGCGGCATCAACGGCACCCCCATCCGGCTCGTGTTCCAGGACACCGGCGGCGACGAGGCCGGCGCCATCAACGCCTTCCAGAACCTCATCACCAAGGACAGGGTCGTCGGCATCGTCGGCCCGACCCTCTCCCAGCAGGCCTTCAGCGCCGACCCCATCGCCGACCGCGCCAGGGTCCCGGTCCTCGGGCCGAGCAACACCGCCAAAGGCATCCCGCAGATCGGCCCGTACGTCGCCCGCGTGTCCGCGCCCGTCTCGGTCGTCGCGCCCAACGCCGTGAAACAGGCCCTGAAACTCGACCCCAAAATCAAGCGCGTCGCGGTGCTGTACGCCCAGAACGACGCCTTCTCCACCAGCGAGACCGGCACCTTCCAGCAGACCGCCAAGGACCAGGGCCTCACCGTCGCCACCGTCCAGAAGTTCCTCACGACCGACAGCGACTTCACCACGCAGGTCACGGCCGTCCTCAACGAGAACGTCGACCTCGTCATCGTGTCCGGCCTCGCCAACGACGGCGGCAACCTCGTCAAGCAGCTCCGGCAGCTGGGCTACAAGGGCAGCATCATCGGCGGCAACGGCCTGAACACCAGCAACATGTTCCCCGTCTGCCAGCAGTACTGCGACGGCATCATCATCGCGCAGGCGTACAGCCCCGCCCAGCCGAGCGCCAACAACCAGCTGTTCGTCAAGGAATACACCGCGCAGTACAAGAAGGCCCCGCCGCAGTTCGCCGCGCAGGCCTTCACGGGCGTGCAGGTCATGGTGGACGCCCTGAAGGTCCTCGACCACAAGAAGAAACTCGGCGACTGGGAACTCGCGGACCTGCGTACGGCCCTCAACACCCAGATTCTCGCCGGGAAGTACAACACGCCCCTCGGCCCGATCAGCTTCGACAAGGACGGCGAACTGCAGCAGCAGTCCTTCTATGTCGCGCAGATCAAGATGAAGGACGCCAAGACCGGCAGCTTCGTCTTCCTGAAGTGACGCCCGCCTGAGCCCCCGCCGCACGCGGACGGGCACCCCAACCACGGACAGCCCCAGCCACGGACAGCCCCAGCCACCACGGTCCAGCCACGGACAGGCACACGCGCGGGAAGCGGCACGCACGGGAACCCCCCACGGCCCGCTTCCCGCGCTCACGCCGGGAGCCCCATGACCGAACTGCTGCAGAACCTCATCAACGGCCTCGCCATCGGCAGCGTGTACGCCATCTTCGCGCTCGGGTACACGCTCGTCTTCTCGATCCTCGGGATCATCAACTTCGCGCACGGCGCGGTCTTCACGCTCGGCGCGTACTTCACGTACACCCTCGTCGTCGGCCAGTTCGAGAACAACGGCCTCATCAAGGGCGTGAACCTCTTCCCGGCCGGCTCGCCCTTCCACGGCAGCGCCTGGGCCTTCGCGGCCGCCGCCGTGATCGGCGCCCTGCTGTCCGGCGTGGTCGCCGTGATCATCGAACGCCTCGCGTTCCGCCCCATGCGCGCGCGCGGCGCCGACCCGCTCCTCGCGCTCGTCAGCAGCCTCGGCGTGGCGCTCGTCATCGTGAACCTCATCCAGATCCTCGTCGGCGCGGAAAGTTACAGCTTCCCCACCGACATTTACGGCGACCTGAAACCCGCCCTGATCCTGCACGTCGGCGGGAAGCTGGTGGTCGTGAGGACCGTGCAGGTCATCATCTTCGCGGTCAGCATGGTGCTGCTCCTCATCCTCGGGTACGTGATCGGCCGCACGCGCACCGGCAAGGCCCTGCGTGCCGTCGCCGAGAACCCCGGCACGGCCAGCCTGCTCGGCATCAGCGTCGAGCGCTTCATCGTCATCACGTTCTTCCTGTCGGGCTTCCTGGGCGGCCTGGCCGGGACGCTCGTCAGCACGGCCTTCAGTGTCGCCGGACCGTACTTCGGCGTGGCGTACGGCCTCAAGGGCCTCGCCGTGATCGTGCTGGGCGGCCTGGGCAGCATTCCGGGCGCCGTCGTGGGCGGCCTCGTGATCGGGCTCGCCGAGGCGTTCGTGCCCGCCCAGTACAGCGCGTACAAGGACGCCGTCGCCTTCGCGCTGCTGTTCGTCATCCTGCTGCTGCGCCCCCAGGGCCTGCTCGGCCGCCTGCAGATCCAGAAGGTCTGATACGGTTTTAAGCTGAACTTTTGGAGTTCAGCCGAGCGGAGCGAGTATCAACAAGTACGGTTTTGAGGAGGTGGAAGGGATGCTGGTGCTGTTCCCGGCATCCCTGGAATCGGATCAAAACCGTATGACCCCACCCACTCCAGAGGACACCATGGACTTCCTGCAAACCTACGGCTTCCTGATCGTGACCATGCTGCAGCAGGGCCTGCTGGGCCTGAGCCTGTACTTCCCGCTGATGGCCGGGCAGCTGAGCCTCGCCAGTCCCGGCTTCTACTCGCTCGGCGGGTACATCGCGGCCATCCTGCTGACCGCGCCGCAGTTCGCGCCCTGGCGTGACGCGCTGGGCGGCTGGATCTTCCCGGTGTCGTGGCTGCTGTCCGCGCTCGCGTCGGCCCTGCTGGGCGTGCTGGTCGGCATTCCGGCCCTGCGGCTGCGCGGCATCTACCTGGCGCTCGCCACCATCGCCTTCGTGCAGATCCTGCAGGTGCTGAGCCTGAACCTGTCCATCACGGGCGGCGCGGTCGGCCTGTTCGGCATCCCGCAGGCGTTCGGGTTCGTGGACCGCTGGCAGTACGTGTTCGTGTTCCTGCCGACCGTGCTGATCGTGCTGCTGTTCGCGCACCGCCTGCAGGGGTCCCGCGTGGGCCGCGCCTTCCGCGCGATCCGTGAGGACGAACTCGCGGCGGACGCGATGGGTATCCCGCCCACCCGCTACAAGGTGCTGGCCTTCGTGATCGGGGCGGTCGTGGCGGGCGTGGTCGGCGCCATGAGTGCCCCCTTCCTGAACACCTGGAACGCCCGGCAGGGCACCTTCGACGCGTCCATCGCGTTCCTGGCGTACACCCTGATCGGCGGGAGCCGCAGCATGTGGGGCCCGCTGCTCGGCGGCGCGCTCCTGGCGAGCCTGCCGGAACTGCTGCGCGGCCTCGCCGACTGGCGACTCGTGATCAACGGTCTGGTGCTCGTCGTGGCGAGCCTGTACCTCCCGCAGGGCATCGTGGGCGCCCTCGGCCGGTTGCGCCGCCCCGCGCCCCCGCAGCGTCCCGCGCCGCCCGCCCCGCCTGCCGTGCGCGGCCCCGCGCTG
Coding sequences:
- a CDS encoding glutamine synthetase III family protein — its product is MNQEFDVLSAAKSWRLEDFADHSPSAVINDVYASDVLTLEELRQRLSRPVFKSLQATLEKSSTLDPSIADTVALAMKTWAMEKGATHYTHWFQPLTGSTAEKHDSFLTPTTDGLAIATFSGKELIQAEPDASSFPSGGLRATFEARGYTAWDPSSPAFIMRHSNGATLCIPTAFASWTGEALDLKTPLLRSIEALNQAVMPALKLMGSDANKVGSSLGAEQEYFLIAEEYYYGRPDLVMTGRTLFGAKPPRGQELEDHYFGAIPDRVLSFMADAEKQMYALGIPVKTRHNEVAPGQFEIAPIYEQSNVAADHQQLIMQILRNTARKYGLVALLHEKPFAGVNGSGKHCNWSMGTDTGENLLEPGDTPHENMQFLFFCAAVIKAVDDHQDLLRVSVASAQNDHRLGANEAPPAIISIFLGDELTDILDRLTSGQGGRGTAAGVLGLGAPVLPKLPRHAGDRNRTSPFAFTGNKFEFRAAGSSQSISFPITVLNTIVADAVSQLTVTLKEKLGGSRSKRSLDEAIAAVVRDVYSAHKRIVFNGDGYSDAWHKEAEKRGLLNLRTTLDAIETFSAAKNVTLFEDFKVLSKRELEARQEVMYDIYFKTVNIEGETTEYIAQTMILPAALSYLAALGDVDVKSKAVKGLSEEVSGLADDLYEALGKLRKVNAEEGGEEVHEKAHHMRDHVLPAMLDVRAAADGLEKLVAVKYWPLPNYRQMLFVK
- a CDS encoding glutamine synthetase family protein, with protein sequence MTRKSPRSTPDTPTAPAPHPDHTPERILERLTQEGVKFLRLQFTDILGTVKNIEVAQSQFPKALRGDVMFDGSAIEGFTRIEESDMLLRPDLSTFLVYPQFSREEGERGKVARLICDVYLPDGTPFEGDPRRVLRRQIDRAAALGLSLHCGPEPEFFLFERAASGHGTTTTNDHAGYFDLAPIDRGERIRREITNKLVEMGFEIEGAHHEVAPGQHEIDFGYAPALQTADAISTFKFVVKRVALEYGLLASFLPKPASGVSGSGMHCHLSLFRDGHNAFADPEGEYGLSRLALNFIAGLLEHAPGMVAVTNPLVNSYKRLVPGYEAPVNVAWSTSNRSALIRIPAKRGNSTRAEFRMPDPSCNPYLALALMLAAGLDGIEQGLEPPPAIQRNIFKMTVREKRHHKIRELPGNLSEAVDALERDETLVAALGEHLHDRYSEAKRQEWAEYSATVHPWELHRYLDLI
- a CDS encoding histidinol-phosphatase HisJ family protein → MTSPADVPSVPSTSLSGLYDSHMHTPLCGHAEGHPREYAQAALDAGLSGITFTDHIPMPAWYDAPWRMRLDQLDEYVGMVREAQAEFAGRLEVGLGLEADFHPGTERFVEEVLALHDWDYVIGSVHYLGAWGFDNPEFVDEYDRRDLGQLYRHYYALVEGAARCGLFDALGHLDLPKKFGHRDPDSAAALRVLDTVAALGLSLDYNTAGERKPVGEAYPAPDLLAAAAARGIGFVLGSDAHRPSEVGASFGAAAERVRAAGGRIVRYSGRVRHG
- a CDS encoding DNA polymerase/3'-5' exonuclease PolX codes for the protein MGGRKALVSALKRTADLLDVLGEDGFRANAYRGAARSLEGVTAELGELAGRAFKGVPKVGPGIAAELTAYVQSGVFGPLAEIEAQIPPGVLTLFRVRGLGPKKIRALWDAGIVSLQTLWEAAQDGRLAALKGFGARSAATLSDAAEFALASQSRQFMSIGLGLGMQLARWLDALEPRVAGELRRGLDTVGTLRLTVTGTAGQVLAALAGHVDDLRAEAGKPLVTGCLEGLPVEVGFAPAGARGALDLTFGGGPEYRLRVRARATELGLHLSGRGLRRGEDVLDTPSERDVLRELQLPYLPPEHRENEHLALRDLPPEADLIAVRDVRALLHTHSTWSDGAASIADMAREAARLDFAGDGASYLGTGDHSGAAHYANGLDAGRLAQQLREVRELQAAGVPLVAGAEVDILEDGSLDYPDDLLAQLDYVVASVHSGFTLDSARQTERLIRAASHPLVTVLGHPTGRLLLRRPGYPLDLDAVLTACAERGTVVEINASPYRLDLDWRVALRWRDRLRFAINTDAHSLAGLQDVRYGVLAARKAALTPAHVINTLTRPELLAFVQAQRAARGA
- a CDS encoding FadR/GntR family transcriptional regulator, encoding MTPFNLDPQDKLSLGENIAQHIQSLLHQGKLRPGDTLPSQRELAQQYGTGVAAVREAISILSAAGVVDARPGRGTLILEAAEQPPSVNLWLGAVTSEQEALDFLDTRQALEHYTIARAARHATPEQQDELRRVLARMQAARGDPELFVQADLALHFAIARAAGNPVMVRLLHAIHTPISHVLRVISHQLIAEGRFHELYAVHETLVDAILRRDPDAALAAFDTMMGAVLGGEDGDTLGLALGRAAPQDAPLGDAFTEDLHWNLTRLIGPMAEVLIPEAASALGHTPATLTPRDLTAYLQTVGQQLPSGKQGEWQALSDLILARYGRSDR
- a CDS encoding HAMP domain-containing protein; protein product: MPTPASALSPARPAPQGGSRSLLARLLTVTVLPVLLLGLFVAAVLGAERMSALRAVDDSLAATVARILGTTLDVSDLTQVAAQLQAAVTADNVEFVDVRPTGDTLRFFRSKTPDTDWALRRAYDAAQTTDPASHRFVFHDTRLALYRDAAARVTDPAVRDRLNRVADTLSGGDRAYQVVRARVYEDRSGQRALQLPGDPAPGGTPLFELGVGVSNTGIETLLLRQQWLVVIACTLAALLAAALAWRATRRVVTPIVHLTRTADRLSLGDLQDPVTLDAPTRTITELHDLALAIERLRTSLALAMTRLRPAPPPSSTRSREP
- a CDS encoding ABC transporter substrate-binding protein, with the translated sequence MRQARPLLALTALALTAAATADKVGTPVPIGIAVAQTSNTALLGQEQVIGARFAEKYINARGGINGTPIRLVFQDTGGDEAGAINAFQNLITKDRVVGIVGPTLSQQAFSADPIADRARVPVLGPSNTAKGIPQIGPYVARVSAPVSVVAPNAVKQALKLDPKIKRVAVLYAQNDAFSTSETGTFQQTAKDQGLTVATVQKFLTTDSDFTTQVTAVLNENVDLVIVSGLANDGGNLVKQLRQLGYKGSIIGGNGLNTSNMFPVCQQYCDGIIIAQAYSPAQPSANNQLFVKEYTAQYKKAPPQFAAQAFTGVQVMVDALKVLDHKKKLGDWELADLRTALNTQILAGKYNTPLGPISFDKDGELQQQSFYVAQIKMKDAKTGSFVFLK
- a CDS encoding branched-chain amino acid ABC transporter permease: MTELLQNLINGLAIGSVYAIFALGYTLVFSILGIINFAHGAVFTLGAYFTYTLVVGQFENNGLIKGVNLFPAGSPFHGSAWAFAAAAVIGALLSGVVAVIIERLAFRPMRARGADPLLALVSSLGVALVIVNLIQILVGAESYSFPTDIYGDLKPALILHVGGKLVVVRTVQVIIFAVSMVLLLILGYVIGRTRTGKALRAVAENPGTASLLGISVERFIVITFFLSGFLGGLAGTLVSTAFSVAGPYFGVAYGLKGLAVIVLGGLGSIPGAVVGGLVIGLAEAFVPAQYSAYKDAVAFALLFVILLLRPQGLLGRLQIQKV
- a CDS encoding branched-chain amino acid ABC transporter permease, which produces MDFLQTYGFLIVTMLQQGLLGLSLYFPLMAGQLSLASPGFYSLGGYIAAILLTAPQFAPWRDALGGWIFPVSWLLSALASALLGVLVGIPALRLRGIYLALATIAFVQILQVLSLNLSITGGAVGLFGIPQAFGFVDRWQYVFVFLPTVLIVLLFAHRLQGSRVGRAFRAIREDELAADAMGIPPTRYKVLAFVIGAVVAGVVGAMSAPFLNTWNARQGTFDASIAFLAYTLIGGSRSMWGPLLGGALLASLPELLRGLADWRLVINGLVLVVASLYLPQGIVGALGRLRRPAPPQRPAPPAPPAVRGPALGDTP